The genome window CCCATCGTTCTGGTGGTGTGGTTGAGCTTCTTCAAGGACGCCATTCTCTATTTCCCCCCATCCGGCTACACGCTGTCCTGGTACGTAAAGGCCTGGGAGAACCCGGCATTTGCCAACGGGTTTCTATTCAGCCTGCAAGTGTCGTTGCTGGCCGCATGTATCGGCGTGGTGATGGGCGTGCTGGCGGCGGTGGGCATTGCACGCTATCGCTTCCAGGGCAGCAAGGGCGTCAACACCTTGCTGCTATCGCCGCTGCTGATCCCCGGCATCGTGGCGGGCGTCGGCATCTATCTGTTTTATCTGCGCGCCGAAGAGGTGTTCGATCAGGACATTGTCGGCACGTTCGGCGGGCTGGTCATTGCGCACGTGTGCTTGACGATCCCGTGGACGGTGCGCCTCGTCACCGCAGGCATGGCGGGTCTGGACGGCTCGATCGAAGAGGCAGCCCGCAACCTGGGCGCCAGCGCTCCGGTGGCGTTCATGCGCGTCACCCTGCCGATGCTGCGCCCGTCCATCGTGGCCGCGGCATTGTTCAGCTTTGTGGTGTCGTTTGAAAACCTGGAGCTGTCTTTATCGCTGGTGGGACCGGGGCGCACCACGCTGCCCATCGCCATCATGCAGTACCTGGAATTCAATCTGGACCCGACCATCGCTTCGGTGGCATCGGTGCAAATTCTGCTGTTGGGCATCATCATGCTTGTGACCGACCGCTACGTGAAACTCAGTCAGGTGGTGTAAGAAATGGCG of Achromobacter seleniivolatilans contains these proteins:
- a CDS encoding ABC transporter permease, yielding MHSAPPLNAAVTAARTKPLRVIPWATWLHRVFVVLMYAFMLCPIVLVVWLSFFKDAILYFPPSGYTLSWYVKAWENPAFANGFLFSLQVSLLAACIGVVMGVLAAVGIARYRFQGSKGVNTLLLSPLLIPGIVAGVGIYLFYLRAEEVFDQDIVGTFGGLVIAHVCLTIPWTVRLVTAGMAGLDGSIEEAARNLGASAPVAFMRVTLPMLRPSIVAAALFSFVVSFENLELSLSLVGPGRTTLPIAIMQYLEFNLDPTIASVASVQILLLGIIMLVTDRYVKLSQVV